CGCAGCGGGGTCAGGGCGACCACCACGAGCGCGGCGGAGACCACCGCGAACGCGCCGGCGGCGGCCTTGCCGATCGTCCAGCCGACGGCGACCAGCGCCACCGCGACCTCGATCAGCACGAGTTGCTGCAGCCTCAGTCGGCTGCCGAGCAGTCCGGGCCGCGGGTGGACTCGGACCGGAACCGCCGAGGCCGGGGTGCCCGGCGCGGCCTGCGCGGGGCGGCCGCGCCGGCTCGCGCGGCTCCCGTCCCGGCTCTGCGATGTACTGCGTCGCCCTGGAGCGGTCTGGCTTGGCATCCCCCGAATGACCCTCTCTGATCAGATATCGCGGCCCGGTTGGCTGGTTCGCGAACCGTACCCGTACCGTACTCACCGTCTGCTGCCGCATCGTAGAGGGTTTGCTGTGGCCCTCGCCCGGCGGGTGGCAGACTCGCGGACGGTCCGGCCGCCGGACACCGCGCCATGACTGCAGGTCACACAGCAGATGTCGGTCATACAGGGGAGACGACGAGCAATGGCATCACGCCGGGACGAGCTGAACGCCTACACCTTCGCCCGCAAGCGCACGGTCGGGGCCTTCCTGCTGCCGGGTGGCGGCGGCAACGACGAGGACGCCCCGCGGCCGGTCAAGGCGGTCCTGCCCAGCGTCATCGTCGGGACGCTGATCGTGGGCGGTTTCGGCCTCTGGGGGGCCTTCAAGCCCAGTGCGCCGCTGAACTGGGACAGCACCAAGAACATCATCCAGGGCAAGACGTCGTACACCCGGTACGTGGTGCTGCTCGACGACGACAAGAAGACCAAGCGGCTGCACCAGGTGCTGAACATGTCCTCGGCCCGGCTGGTGGTGCCGGCGGACGCCAAGGTGGTGGTGGTCGCGGACAAGGTGCTCGACGCCTACCCCAACCACGGTGCGACCATCGGCATCCCGTACGCGCCGGACAAGCTGCCGACCAAGGCGGTGGCCGGCCAGCCGATGAAGTGGTCGGTGTGCAACAAGCCCGGCCCCGACGACAAGCGCGAGACGGTCAACCAGGCCGTGTTCGTCGCGGGCGGCGCGGACGCCAAGGACCTGGAGGCCAAGAACAAGGTTCTGGACACCGACCAGTCGCTGCTCGTCCAGGAGGTGGACGAGGCGCAGGTCAACGGCCAGCAGGGCGCCCCGACCACCCAGAGCGAGCTGGAGCTCTACCTGGTCGACTCGCAGGGTCGCAAGCACGCGATCGGCGGCACCCAGACCTCCGACCAGGAGAAGAAGGCGCTGGTCACCGCGATCTTCGGGGAGAGCGCCGTCCCGCAGCGGGTGAAGAAGGACTGGCTGGCCACGCTGCAGCGCGGGGTGGCGATCAGCTTCCCGCAGGTGCCCGGGATGAACCCGGCGGTGAAGACGGCCAATTCCAAGGTCGCGCTGCACAACGTCGAGGACCGGAAGATCGGCCGGCTGGTCAAGTACGGCGAGAAGTACTACGTCGTCGGCGAGAGCGAGCTGTTCCCGATCACGCAGTTCCAGAGCATGCTGCTGCTGCGCAACCCGGCCCTGCAGTACCTGTACAACCAGGACAAGGACACCCACCCGAGGATCGACGAGCTGACCCCGGAGGAGCAGTCGAACTTCGGCCAGGGCCTGTTGACGGACAACAAGCTGAAGCTGCCCGACGACTGGCCGGCCAAGGCCGGCGAGCCGGTGAACAACTGGACCGCCGCCAAGGACCGCAAGGAGGTCGTCTGCAGCACCTTCGAGGGTGTCGCGGAGGACGGCAAGACGCCCAGGCGCAGTGTCTGGGTCGGCACGGAGTACCCCGGGAAGTACACGGGCATCACCGCCTCGGCCCGGGTGACGGCCGGGTTCGGCCTGTTCTACCGGGCGCTGGACAACGAGGCGGGCGGCTCCGGCAGCAGCTACCTGATCACCGAGACCGGGCTGCGCTACGCGGTGCAGGCCAACGGTGACGGCGGCCGCAAGAAGGCGGCCACCCCGCAGCCGGGGCAGTCGTCCCCGCCGGCGGCCGCCGACCAGCAGCCCGCGCAGCAGGGCCAGCCGGAGGCCGGCAACGCGCAGGCCAGGCTGGGCTACAACGAGCTCCAGCCCGCGCTGGTGCCGCGGGAGTGGTCCGACCTGGTGCCCAGCGGCCCCGCGCTCAGCGAGGAGGCGGCGTCCCAGGAGCAGGATTCCTGACATTCGCTCAGGTAACAGGCCTGGCACCACTGTCATGGTCTGGTAACTTCCGGGATCCCGGTGTTGGGCCTCGCGCTGACGCCTACTAAAGTGCTGGGAGGCACCGCACGGGTGGTGCCTGCGGGTGGGCCTTGTCAGGACACCCGGACACAATGTCTGTCTCATGGGGGACGGTAGATCATGGCTGGTCAGTTCAGGACGACCGCTGAAGAGATGGATGCTTTCGCCAAGCACATGGGCGAGGTCAGCGACCAGGTGCAGGGCGAGCTGAAGAAGCTCGACGGCATCGTGTCGCAGATCGCCTCGGGCTGGCAGGGCCAGGCCGCGACGGCCTACCAGAACCTTCAGAACCGCTTCAACGAGGACGCGAAGGGGCTGAACGAGGCGCTGCGCGCGATCCAGAACGCGATCGAGCTCACCACCAAGGCCTACGCCGCCACCGAGGCCGCGCAGCAGTCCGCGCTCGGCCAGGTCGCCGGCCAGATCTGATCCGGTCGCCGCGAGGCAACCGCGTCACTCGTTCCTCGGTCCTCACGGGGACCGAAATCGATCTCGACAGGGAGACAGCATGTCCGGGCAGATTCTCGTCAATTTCGCCACCATCTCGGGCGCCGGCGCCGAGGTCCGGGCCACCGCGGCCCGTATCCAGTCCCAGCTCGACGAGCTGAAGGCCGGTGTCACCAAGATCGCCGCTTCCTGGGAGGGCGCGGCCCAGCAGGGCTACCAGGCCCACCAGAAGAAGTGGGACGACAAGGCCGCCGACCTGCAGCAGGTCCTCAGCCAGATCGGCTCCTCTCTCGACCAGGCGGCGTCCAGCTACCAGGACACCGAGAAGAAGAACCAGCAGATCTGGAGCTGATCAGACTCACTCCGTGAGGGGTGAGCTCAACTCCGCTGTACGGGGCGGGCGTCCGAGAGGGCGCCCGCCCCTCGCGCGCACGGGAGCCGCGCCGTCCGGCCCGGCCGGACCGCTCCCGATCACGACCACGGGTGGACATATGAGGGGTGGCACGGTGTCGGTGGGTACGTACCGGAAGGCAGCCGCGTTGGCGGCTTCGCTCGTGGTGGCCGGCAGTCTCGCCGCGACCCCCGCGTACGCCGCGCCGGGTGACCCGGGCACGACCTGGTCGCCCATCGGGATCTCCGCCGCCGGTGACTGCCCCAGCCCCGCGAAGGACGTCCCGGTCACCCCGTGGTCCCTGCAGCGGGTGCTGCTCGACCAGCTCTGGCAGGACGACAAGGTGACCGGCGCCGGGGTGCTCGTCGCCGTGATCGACACCGGGGTGGACGACGTCAACCCGCAGCTGGCGGGCAAGGTCACCAGCGGCGGTTCGCCGCTGAGGGACAAGGACAAGAACCCGGTGCCCGGCGACGGCAAGACCGACCTGGTCGGGCACGGCACCAAGGTGGCCGGCATCATCGCCGCCGCCAAGCGGGACGCCACCGGATTCGTCGGGCTCGCCAAGGGTGCCAACATCCTGTCCTTCCGGCAGAACGACAACGAGGGCAACGGCGACGTCGGCACCCTGGTCGAATCGATCCGGTCGGCGGTCGACCAGAACGCCCGCGTCATCAACATCTCCCAGGACGTCCGCAGCAGCGACGACAGCGGCCGGTTCCCGGGCTACGACGCGCTGAAGGCCGCCGTCGAGTACGCGGAGTCCAAGAAGGTCGTGGTGGTGGCCTCCTCCGGCAACGACGGCCGCGAGGGCCCGACCTACCCGGCGGCCTACCCGACCGTGCTGGCGGTCGGCGCCTCCGACCGCAACAACGAGCGCGCGTCCTTCTCCCAGTACGGGGATTTCGTGGACGTCGCGGCCCCGGGCGTCGACATGCTCTCCACCGTCCCCAAGCAGGGCCAGTGCGTGGACAACGGCACCAGCTTCGCCGCCCCCTACGTGGCGGGCGTGGCGGCCCTGCTGGTGGGCGCGCACCCCGACTGGACGCCCGCGCAGGTCCGGGCCCGGATCGAGCAGACCGCCCAGCGCACCGAGCACGCGCAGAACCGGTTCATCGGCTGGGGCGTGGTCGACCCGGTGAAGGCGGTCACGAGCACCGCGCCGGCCGCCGACGCGGCGGTGCCCGACAAGCCCCGCGCGCTGTCGGCCGGGGGAGTCGTCCCGATGCCGGTCGGCCTCGCCGAGACCCAGGCGGACCGGGACGCCCGGACCGCCACCTACGTCCTGGGCATCGGCGCCCTGCTGGTCGCCCTGCTCGGGGGCGGCGCGGTCGTGGTGCGGGACCACCGCAGGCGCGCGCGGGCCTGATCCGCCGGGCCCGACGTGTCGGGCTCCGAAGGGCCGGCCGGTGTAACGTCCGGGCCCGCCCACCGCATCTAACCAGTAGTCAGGGAGAACGAGCGGGCGGCAACGGGGGTTGGCGGATGGGCCGGGCCAGTACAGCGAGGGACACCAAGGACGGGGAGTTCCTGGAGCTCGTCTCCGGCCGGGCGGGGCACCTCTACCGATCGGCCTGTCTGCTCACCAGCGGTGACACCCACCTCGCCGAGGATCTCGTCCAGGAGACCCTGGGCCGGATGTACGTCCTCTGGCGCCGGTCCGCCTGGCGGTCCGGCCGGTCCGCCGGGATCGAGAACCCGGGGGCGTACGCGCACACGGTCATGGTGCGCACCTTCCTCGCCCAGCAGCGCCGCCGCTCCAGCACCGAGCGCCCCACCGGGGACGTTCCCGAGCCCGCGGGCCACGAGTCCGACAGCACCCTGCGCCTGACCCTGCTCGACGCGCTGGGCCGGATGCCGGCCCGGGACCGGGCGGTGCTGGTGCTCCGCTACTGGGAGGACCGCAGCGTCGAGGAGACGGCCGAGGTGATGCGCTCCAGCGCCGGAGCGGTCCGCACCCGTAGCAGCCGGGCACTGGCCCGGCTGCGGACGCTGCTCGGCGATTCGCTCGCGGAGCTGGCCGCCCGCTGACCAGGCCGCCCGCCGGCCGCCCGCTCGACGACCCCACCTTCTGCGACCACGGAAACGGTGATCAAGCATGTCCGCAGACGACAAGTTCGAGGACGACCTAGTCTTTGCCATCTCCCGCACGGGTGACGCCTTCGAGGCCGACCGGACCCCGCTGCTGGCGGGGGGCCTGCAACGCGGGCGCCGCCGCTGGCGCCGCCGCTCGGCGGCCGCGATCGCCGGCGGCGCCACGGCGCTGGCGATCATCGCCACCGGCGGGGTGTACCTGGCCGGGGCCGGCGGCCCGCGCGGCGACGGCGGGCGGGCGGTGACCGTGGCGGCGGCGGACGCCTCCGGGGCCGCGTCGTCCGGTGCCGCCTCGCCGGACGCGACCGTCTCCGCGGCCGCCGCCGGAACGTCCGCGGTGACCGGCAGGCAGATGATCGACCTGCTGAAGGCCCTGCTGCCGCCGGGCTCGGTGCGGGTGGCCGCCGGCCAAGACAGCGGGGGCACCGGGAACCGGCCGCCCGCCGCGCCTTCCGCGAGCGTGATCTTCGACGACGGCCACGGCAGTGCCGCGATCGAGATCGGCGTCCGGCGGCTGGCGCCGGGTGACGAGTCGCTTCTGGACCAGGTCACCTGCCCGGACCCGAAGTTCCGGCCGACCGGTGCCGTCTGCAGCAGCACGCAGCGTGCGGACGGCTCCACGCTGATGGTGCTGCAGGGGTACGAGTACCCGGACCGCCGGGTCGACACCTTGGCCTGGTCCGCCACGCTGGCCGGCAAGGACGGCCGGCTGGTCCAGCTGCAGGAGTGGAACGCGGCGCAGGAGAAGGATTCGCCGGTCACCCGCCCGACCCCGCCGCTGACCCCGGAGCAGCTCGGCGCGCTGGTCACGGACAAGTCCTGGGACAGGGTGGTGGAGGCCCTGCCGACGCCCAAGCCGCAGCCGAGGAACACCGGCAAGGAGTACTCCGCCGAGGAGATCCTGGCGATCACCGCCGGGCTGTTGCCCGCCGGGCTCACCGAGTCCGAGACCGGTGGCCAGCCGGGCTACGCCAACTTCGTGCTGAACGACGGCAAGGGCAAGAGCATGGTGGAGCTCAACGTCCAGGACTGGAGCCGGGAGCTCAAGGAGCACCAGCAGGGGACGGCGAAGAACGGCGACGTGGTCGAGCAGGTCTTCGCCAAGGCGACGACACTACCGGACGGCACCAAGGTCGTCCTGGCGAAGGGGGCCGACAAGGCCGCCGTGTGGACGGTCAACAGCCTGCGCCCCGACGGCATGCGGGTGGTGATCGGCGCGTACACGAGCGGTGGCCCTCAGCAGCCCTCGGTCCGCAGCGCGCCGGTGCTGACCGAGGCCCAGCTGGAGGCGATCGCCACCAGCCCGCTGTGGGTGGTCAAGAAGTAGCCGTCCCCGTCGTGGCCGGCCCGGGGGTGGCCCGGCCGCGTGACCCGTGACGGCCGTCCGGCCCCGGTGCATCGCGCACCGGGGCCGGACGTGTCGGTGCCCCGGACTCGGCGGAAGTCCGGGGCACCGACGTACGGGGGCCGCGAGGGTCAGACCTGCTCGTCCTCGGGCAGGGTGATCACCCAGCGGGTGTCCTGCCGGGGGCGCAGGTAGAACAGCCAGTAGAGGGTGGCGACGGCGGTGATGCCGCCGGTCCAGACCAGCGCGGGTACGGACTGCAGGTACAGCACGTAGGCCAGGAAGACGATCAGCAGCACGGGGAGCACCGGCCACAGCGGCTGGCGCCAGGCGGGGACGTCCTTGTGCTTGGCGCCGCGCGAGAGCAGGGCGCCGACGGCGACCAGCAGGTACATCGCGGTGACGGCGACGCCGGTGATCTCGCTGAGCAGGCCGCTGGTCACGAAGCACAGGGCCGCGCCGGGCAGGCCGACCGCCAGGGTGGCGATCCAGGGGGCGTTGAAGCGGTTCAGGGTGGAGAAGGCCCGGTTGACCGGCTCGGGCCAGGCCTTGTCGCGGGCCGAGGCGAACAGCACCCGGGAGTTCTGGATCACCATCACGATGCCGGCGTTGATGATGGCCAGCGCGATGCAGAGGCTGATGAAGGTGCCGACCGCGGAGTTGCTCCAGCCCGCGACCATGCCGGAGACGTCGCCGCCGGTCAGGGTGGCGAGGTCGGGGGCGCCGAGGGTGAGGGCGACGACCGGGACGAGGATCACCGCGACCGAGATGCCGAGTGTCCAGAACACGGTGCGGGCGACGTTGCGGCGCGGGTTCTCCAGCTCCTCGGAGAGGTAGATCGCGGTGCTGAAGCCCTGGGTGACGAAGAGGCCGATGCCCATCGCGGTGAGGATGGCGGTCAGGCCGACGGTGCTGCTGCCGCCACCGTCGGTCGCCACCACACCGTGGAAGAGGCTGCCCACGCCGCGCTGGCTGTTGCTGAAGCCGAGGAACGCCACCACGGCGGCCGCGATGACCTCCAGCACCAGGAAGATACCGGTGATCCAGGCGTTGGCCCGGAGGTCCAGCAGGCCGGCCACGGTCGCGGCGAGCATCACGCCGACGCCGGCCAGCGCCGGGTCGACGTGGACGATCGGCGCCAGGTAGTCGGCCGTTCCGAGCGCGATGATCGAGGGGACGACCATCACCACGATGAGCGACTGGATGAACACCAGCCAGCCGGCGAAGCGGCCCGCCAGGGTGCCGACGATGGCGTACTCGCCGCCGGCGCTGGGGACGAGCGTGCCCAGCTCGGAGTAGCAGAAGGCGACCGCCACGCAGATGACCGCGACGATCGCGATGGTCAGCGCGGTGGCCGTGCCGAGGCCGTTGAAGAGGTCCGGCACCAGGACGAAGAGCGAGGAGGCCGGCGTGACGCAGGAGAGCGTCAGCAGAGTGCCGCCCACCACGCCGATCGAGCGGCTGAGCTTCCTCGGGGCACCGGCGGCGTCGTCGGAGGCCGTGTCGGGTGCTACGGGGAGTGGCGGGCGAAGCGTGTCGGTCATGGGGCTTCCGATCGGCTCTGTGCGGTCCTGGGGAGGGGAGCGGTATCGCCTCCGCTGACTGGGTCTCGTGGGGTGTTGGTCCTGTCGCTCCCGAGGCGCAATGGAACCTTGTGCGTATTGATTGCGTCAACGGCCGATCAGCTTCGGAATCCGTTGCCAAAAGCCGCTCAAACCCCTGATCTCATGATCACCTTCCGTAATTGTCAACTATGTCCGACTTATCAGTTTCCTCGAATCCGAGATGAATCAAAGGTGAACGGAGCGCTACTCACTCGGATCGAAGGCTGCTTGGCCTGTTGAAGGTTGGACACCCAGGCAGGCTTCGGGGCCCCGGGCCGGGCCCGCAGGAGTGCGGGAACCGCAGCGCGGGCCCGGAAGAAACTCCATAACGTTTCGGCCCGTGGACACCGCAGGGCCGGACTCCCCGAGGAGTCCGGCCCTGGTGGTCACTACGGGTCACCGAACGGTGGGCCCGAACCGATGGATCACACCGACGGCAGCCACCCCGTCTGGACCATCTGCCCGCTGGCGATCCGGCGCGAGACGAACATGCCGCGGCCCGGCGGCAGCTGCTGCGGCTTGACGGTGCCGAGCAGCGCGCCCTCGTCCTTGTTGCCGGACAGGATGATGCCCTGGCCGCCCAGCTCCTTCATCCGCTGCATCACCGGCTCGTACATCGAGCGGCTGGCGCCACCCGCGCTGCGGGCGATGATCACGCGCAGGCCGATGTCCCGGGCGAACGGCAGGAACTCGGCCAGCGGCGCCATCGGGTTGCCCGACTGGGTCGCCACCAGCTCGTAGTCGTCCACGATCACGAACATGTCCTTGCCGCTGTACCAGCTGCGGTTGCGCAGCTGCTCGGCGGTCACGTCCGGGCCGGGCAGGCGCCGCGAGCAGGCGCCGCGCAGCATCTCGACGATGCTGGTCATCGCGGGCGCCGCCGCCGCGTACTCCACCAGGTACTCCGGCGGGACGGTGCCCAGCAGCGCGCGGCGGAAGTCGCCGACCACGATGCCGGCCTGGTCCGAGGTGTACCGCTCGGTGATCTGCTTGATCAGCATCCGCAGCAGCGCGGACTTGCCCGACTCGGTGTCGCCGAACACCATGAACAGCGGGTCGGTCTCGAAGTTGACGAAGGCCGGAGCGAGTTCCAGCTCGTCGACGCCGAAGGCGACGCCGCGCTCCGGGTGCTCGAAGCCCTTGGGCAGCGCGTTCCCGTCCAGCACCGTCGGCAGCATCCGGACCTGCGGCGCGCGTGGGCCGGTCCAGGCGGCGGCGACGGCCCGCACCAGGCCGTTCACACCGTCCAGCAGGTCCGCCGCGGAGGACGAGCCGTCCAGTCGCGGCAGGCCGGCCAGGAAGTGCAGCTTGCCCGCGGTGATACCGCGACCGGGCTGACCGGCGGGGACGTTCTGGGCGACCTTGCGGTCCACCTCGGACTCCATCGCGTCACCGAGGCGGAGCTCGGTGCGGTTCTGCAGCAGGTCCTTCAGGGCCGGGCGGACCTCGGCGTAGCGGGCGGCGGTGACCACCAGGTGGACGCCGTAGCCGAGACCGCGCTGCGCGATGTCGCCGACGATCGGCTCCAGCAGCTCGAACTCCTGCTTGAAGGTGAGCCAGCCGTCGATGACCAGGAAGACGTCGCCGAACTGCTCGTCCGGCAGCTGGCCGGCCGCCCGCCGGGTGCGGTAGGTGCCGATCGAGTCGATACCGGTCGCGCGGAACAGCTCCTCGCGCCGGTTGAGGACCCCGTGCACCTCGCTGACCATGCGCCGGACCTTCTCGGCGTCCAGCCGGCCGGCGACCCCGCCGACGTGCGGCAGGTCCTGCAGGCCCTGGAAGCCGCCGCCGCCGAAGTCCAGCAGGTAGAACTGCGTCTCGACCGGTGTGTGGGTGACGGCGAAGCCGGCCACCATGGTGCGGACCAGGGTGGACTTGCCGGACAGCGGACCGCCGACGATCAGACCGTGACCGGCCGCGCCGGAGTAGTCCTGGTAGAGCACGTCGCGGCGCTGGTCGCGCGGCTTGTCGACGATGCCGACCGGCACCACCAGGCGGCCCAGCGCGCCGAACTCGGGCGAGGTGAGGCCGCGTTCGGGCGTCGCCTGGAGCGGCGGGACGAGCTGGTCCGTGCTGGGCGACTCGTCCAGCGGCGGCAGCCACACCTGGTGCGCGGCCGGGCCCTGGCCCTGCATCCGCTGCACGAACACGTCGAGCACGGTGTCGACCAGAGCGTCGTCGATCTCCTCGACCTCCGGCTCGATCTCCTGCACGACCGGCTCGACCACCGGCACCTCGGCGGCGGTGAACAGCACCGGCCGCGCGGTGACCACCCGGCCGCTGACCCGCTGCTGCCCGGGGGCGCGGTACGGGCCGGAGACGTACGCGGCCTTGAACCGGTCCATCACGTCGGTGCCGAACTTCAGGTAGCCGACACCGGGCACCGGCGGCAGGTGGTACGCGTCGGGGACGCCGATCGCGGCGCGCGACTCGGCGGCCGAGAAGGTCCGCAGACCGATCCGGTACGAGAGGTAGGTGTCCAGACCGCGGAGCTTGCCCTCCTCCAGACGCTGCGAGGCGAGCAGCAGGTGCACACCCAGGGATCGGCCGATTCGGCCGATCTGGATGAACATCTCGATGAAGTCCGGCTTGGCGGTGAGGAGTTCGGAGAACTCGTCGATGATCAGGACGAGCGAGGGCAGCGGGTCGAGCGCGGCGCCGGCGGCCCGGGCCCGCTCGTACTCGTTGAGGTTGGCGTAGTTGCCGGCCGACCGCAGCAGCTCCTGCCGGCGGTTCATCTCGCCCTCGATCGCGTCACGCATACGGTCGACGAGGGTGAGCTCGCCCTCCAGGTTGGTGATCACGGCCGAGGTGTGCGGCATGTCCGCCATGCCGGCGAAGGTCGCACCACCCTTGAAGTCGGCGAGGACGAAGTTGAGGATCTCCGAGGAGTGCGTCATCGCCAGCGCCAGCACCAGGGTGCGCAGCAGCTCGGACTTGCCGGAACCGGTCGCGCCGACGCACAGGCCGTGCGGGCCCATGCCCTCCAGCGCGGCCTCCTTGATGTCCAGGTGGACCAGCTCGCCGTTGGCGCCGACGCCGATCGGCACCCGCAGCCGCTCGTGGCTGGGGCGCGGACGCCAGGTGCGGGACACGTCGAAGGAGCCCGGGTCGCCGGAGCCCATCAGGTCGGTGAAGTCCAGGTTGGACAGCAGCGGCTCGTCGTCGCCGCCGGCCGAGATCCGGTACGGCGCCAGCTGGCGGGCCAGTGCCTCGGACTGCCAGGAGGAGAGCACGTCCGGCTGGCCGGTGTACGAGGCACCGGAGGCGGACTGCAGCAGCAGCTCGTCCGGCGTGACGGTGACGACCAGGTGGCCGGTGGGCTCGTCCAGGTCACCGGGGACGACCTCGATGATGGTGACGCCGTGCACGCCCTCGGCGCTCGCCAGCAGCGAGTCGTGCGGCACGGCGGCACCGTCCATGACCACGATGATGTGCGGCTGGTCCGGGCTGGGGGCGGCGTCCCGGGTGAACCGCTGGCGGCCCGACAGTTCGTTCTCCAGCAGCTGCTCCAGCTCGCCGAGACCGCCGGCGATCAGGCGGCGCGAGCCGGCCCCGTCGTTCTCCTTGCGGTGCTGGGTGTGCGGCAGCCACTTGGTCCACTCCCACTCGTCGACCGCGCCCGGGGCGGCGGCGACCGCCACCATCAGGTCCTCCGGCGAATGCAGGGTGGTCAGCTGGGCGATCATCGCCCGGACGTTGCCGTACACGGTGTCCGGGTCGCCGCACACCGTGATGTGGTAGAACGCCCGCAGCGAGACGGCCAACGGCAGGTCCTGCAGGGTCCCGTGGGACTTCAGGAAGGTGTGCATCGCGGCGGCCGCGAGCGGCTCCAGCTCCTCCATCGGAGCGGTCTGCGGCGCGACCAGCGGCGTCGACAGCTGCTGCGGCCCGCGGCCCAGCCGGATCTGCGCGAAGTCGGGATCGCTCGGCCGGCGCTCCCACAGCCGCCGGCCCTCGGCCACGATCGACCACAGCTGGTCGGGCTCCGGGTGCAGGAACAGCTGCGCGCCGCGCTGCCGGTCGGCCGTCCGGCGGACCTGACGGCGCATCTGCTGCAGGTACTTCAGGTAGTCCCGGCGCTCGTCCGCGGTGCCGGAGTTGCCGCCCTTGCGGGAGCGGATGATCTGCGCGACCGCCATTCCGACGGTCGAGGCGATCATCAGCCCGCCCATGATCTTCATCGGGCCCTGTGCGCCGGGCGAGAAGAAGAAGGCCGCCGAACCGCCCATGCCGAGCAGCGGCAGCATGTTCATCATCCAGTCCTCGCCGCCCATCCTGGGCAGCTCGGGCGGAGTAACCAGCTCCACCGGCGCGTCCGGCACCGCGGGCGGATACGCCCTCGCCGGACGTTTGACGGTCACAACGCTCACAACAGCATCAGCCCTCACGCAAATGGATACGTACGGGTGAGGACGCCCCGTGTGATGACGCCGCCCCCGCTCCGCCGACCGCAG
The sequence above is a segment of the Kitasatospora sp. NBC_00240 genome. Coding sequences within it:
- the eccCa gene encoding type VII secretion protein EccCa — translated: MSVVTVKRPARAYPPAVPDAPVELVTPPELPRMGGEDWMMNMLPLLGMGGSAAFFFSPGAQGPMKIMGGLMIASTVGMAVAQIIRSRKGGNSGTADERRDYLKYLQQMRRQVRRTADRQRGAQLFLHPEPDQLWSIVAEGRRLWERRPSDPDFAQIRLGRGPQQLSTPLVAPQTAPMEELEPLAAAAMHTFLKSHGTLQDLPLAVSLRAFYHITVCGDPDTVYGNVRAMIAQLTTLHSPEDLMVAVAAAPGAVDEWEWTKWLPHTQHRKENDGAGSRRLIAGGLGELEQLLENELSGRQRFTRDAAPSPDQPHIIVVMDGAAVPHDSLLASAEGVHGVTIIEVVPGDLDEPTGHLVVTVTPDELLLQSASGASYTGQPDVLSSWQSEALARQLAPYRISAGGDDEPLLSNLDFTDLMGSGDPGSFDVSRTWRPRPSHERLRVPIGVGANGELVHLDIKEAALEGMGPHGLCVGATGSGKSELLRTLVLALAMTHSSEILNFVLADFKGGATFAGMADMPHTSAVITNLEGELTLVDRMRDAIEGEMNRRQELLRSAGNYANLNEYERARAAGAALDPLPSLVLIIDEFSELLTAKPDFIEMFIQIGRIGRSLGVHLLLASQRLEEGKLRGLDTYLSYRIGLRTFSAAESRAAIGVPDAYHLPPVPGVGYLKFGTDVMDRFKAAYVSGPYRAPGQQRVSGRVVTARPVLFTAAEVPVVEPVVQEIEPEVEEIDDALVDTVLDVFVQRMQGQGPAAHQVWLPPLDESPSTDQLVPPLQATPERGLTSPEFGALGRLVVPVGIVDKPRDQRRDVLYQDYSGAAGHGLIVGGPLSGKSTLVRTMVAGFAVTHTPVETQFYLLDFGGGGFQGLQDLPHVGGVAGRLDAEKVRRMVSEVHGVLNRREELFRATGIDSIGTYRTRRAAGQLPDEQFGDVFLVIDGWLTFKQEFELLEPIVGDIAQRGLGYGVHLVVTAARYAEVRPALKDLLQNRTELRLGDAMESEVDRKVAQNVPAGQPGRGITAGKLHFLAGLPRLDGSSSAADLLDGVNGLVRAVAAAWTGPRAPQVRMLPTVLDGNALPKGFEHPERGVAFGVDELELAPAFVNFETDPLFMVFGDTESGKSALLRMLIKQITERYTSDQAGIVVGDFRRALLGTVPPEYLVEYAAAAPAMTSIVEMLRGACSRRLPGPDVTAEQLRNRSWYSGKDMFVIVDDYELVATQSGNPMAPLAEFLPFARDIGLRVIIARSAGGASRSMYEPVMQRMKELGGQGIILSGNKDEGALLGTVKPQQLPPGRGMFVSRRIASGQMVQTGWLPSV